The Culex pipiens pallens isolate TS chromosome 2, TS_CPP_V2, whole genome shotgun sequence DNA window CTTGGGATCGAGCATTTCTTTGACTTCTTTGCAAGCGGTCAGAAAATCTCACTGGGAGAACAGCTGCCAGCCCTTAACGAGTCGGTTTTCGGATGGGTGGTATGCGGCGGTTGCGCAGACTCACGGGAGTCTCCAAGGATTAACTGCAACGTGTCGGCATTGGAAAAGCTGGATGCTTTGGTGGCCCGATTTTGGTCCTGCGAGGAGGTCGAGTCAGCAGCCAGTAACTACTCGCCAGAGGAAGCACGCTGCGAAGCTCTGTACGCACAGTCGGTTCAACGTGGTACAGACGGACGGTATTCGGTTGCTCTACCGAAAGCTAAAGACGCTCTGTCACGGTTAGGCGAGTCCAAAGACATCGCCGTAAGACGTCTTCACGGCACGGAACGGAGACTGGCCAGGGACGATCATCTCCGGGAACAATACGTCGCTTTCATGCACGAATATGAGCAGTTGGGACACATGACGAAGGTCACGGACACGGGCTCCGCCAAACGGTGCTACCTGCCCCATCACCCAGTGGTCAGGGAGGCTAGCACAACCACCAAGGTACGCGTGGTGTTCGACGCGAGCTGTAAGACTTCTTCTGGTGTGTCGCTCAATGAGGTTCTGCTGTGTGGACCAGTAATCCAGCAGGACTTGAGGTCGATAATCTACCGTTGTCGCGTGAAGCAGATCATGTTGGTTGCGGACGTCGAAAAGATGTTCCGGCAGATCGGAATCTGTCCGGAGGACCGTTTGTTTCAATGCGTTCTATGGCGTCCAACACCCACCGAGGCGATTTCCACGTACGAACTCAACACCGTTACGTACGGTACGAAGCCAGCcccgtttttggcaacacgGACGTTGAAACAGCTGGCCATGGACGAAAAGGAACGGTTTCCGCTCGCAGCCAAGGTCGCCTGCGAAGACATCTACATGGACGATGTGATCACCGGTACGAACGACTTGGACTCGGCGATCGACCTGCGAAACCAGCTGGACAAGATGACGGTCAGTTGTGGTTTTCGTCTGCGGAAATGGGCATGCAATCGTGCTGAAGTTCTGTATGATGTGGAGGAGGATAACTTGGCGATTCCCTGCGCCGATGGTATCAACCTGGATCGAGATCCTTCGGTGAAGACGCTCGGGTTGACATGGTTTCCATCTACGGACGAATTCATGCTCAAGTTCACCATCCCAGAGACGGGCCCTGATGAACCACTCACCAAGCGGAACGTTCTTTCCAAAATTGCGTCGATTTTCGATCCCCACGGTTGGTTTGGCGCAACGGTTACAACGGCAAAGGTGTTCATGCAGCAATTGTGGACGCCGGGCATCGATGGCAAGCGTCTGGAATGGGATCAGCCATTGCCTTCGATGATGGGTGAGAACTGGCGGAAATTCGAGGAGCAATTACCGGTTCTCAGTTCGGTTCGGTTTGCGAGATGTGTCGTCATCCCTAACGCAACGTCGGTTCAGCTGCATTGCTTCTCAGACGCGTCCACCAAGGCCTACGGGGGTTGTGTTTACGTTCGTAGCGAGAACGCAAAGGGAGAAGTTATGGTTCGTCTGCTGGCCTCGAAGTCGCGGGTGGCCCCGCTCAAGGTTCAGACGATTCCGAGACTGGAGCTCTGCGGAGCGGTCTTGGTTGCGCAGCTGTTCAAGGTTCTACGAGAAGCGCTCGACATTCCAGTGGACGCATATTTCTGGACGGACTCCACGTGCGTACTCTGCTGGCTTGGATCTATCCCGACCACGTGGAACGTGTTCGTTGCAAACAGGGTgtcgaaaattcaaaacatcACAGAAGGATTTCGTTGGCAACACGTCCCAGGACTTCAAAACCCTGCTGATCTTATTTCCAGAGGAATCTCGCCACAGGACATCGTGGACAACGAGTTCTGGTGGTTTGGACCGGATTGGCTGCGTTTGAGCCCAGAGCACTGGCCGAATGCAGAATCTACAGCTGAAGATGAGAATGCGGAAACGGAAAGACGTCGATCGGTGACAGCAAACACTGTGTCGGTGGTTCAGGAGTTCAACgatctttatttttcaaaattctcttcGTACCCGAAGCTGATCCGTCAAACAGCCGTTTGGTTGCGGCTCATGAAACTTCTCCGCACTCCCAGCTCAGATCGTACATCCGGATTTCTCACCACGGCGGAACTGAAAGAGGCAGAGAACGTGCTGATTCGTCGGGTTCAGATGGAATCGTTCGCTGATGAAATTAAGGCACTATCTGCAAGAAAAACGGTTGCTGTTAAATCACCTCTTCGTTGGTACAACCCTTACCTAGACCAGGACAACATTATTCGAGTGGGTGGGCGGTTGCAACATTCTGATGAGCCCGAGGACGCCAAGCACCCTGCTGTTCTGCCTGCGCGCCATCGCTTCACACGGTTGATTTTGCATTATTATCATCTCGGGCTGCTGCACGCTGGACCACAGCTGCTGTTGGGAACAGTTCGGCTTCGATTCTGGCCTTTGGGAGGACGGAGCGTGGCACGCACGATCGTGCATCAGTGCAAAACATGCTTCAAGGCCAAACCTACGCCGGTGCGACAATTCATGGGCGATCTGCCAGCGGTACGCGTCACGGTTGCGCGTCCGTTCTCGAAAACTGGCGTTGATTATTTTGGTCCAGTGTTCGTTCGCCCAGGACCACGGCGCACGGCGATCAAGGCGTACGTGTGCCTGTTCGTGTGCCTGTGCACCAAGGCTGTGCACCTCGAACTCGTGTCGGACCTCTCCACGGAACGCTTTCTGCAGGCTTTGCATCGGTTCACCTCGCGCAGAGGACCTGTCGCCGAGATTTGGTCTGACAATGGGACCAACTTTGTCGGAGCTCGGAATAGACTGCACGAGTTGTTTACACTGCTGCGGGACAAGCAACACCAGGAGAAGGTCTTCAAGGACTGCGTCAACAACGAGATTCGCTGGTCGTTCAGCCCACCAAGCGGCCCACATTTTGGTGGTTTATGGGAGGCGGCCGTACGCTCAGCCAAGCACCACATTCTGCGTGTCATTGGAGACGAACCTATCTCGATCGAGGACATTAACACGCTGCTCGTCCAAGTAGAAGGCTGCTTGAACTCGAGACCCATCACGCCCATGTCCGACGACCCCAGCGATCTCGAGCCGCTCACACCTGCCCATTTTCTCGTTGGATCATCGTTGAAGGCGCTACCGGACCGTGATTTCACCAATCTACCTGCAAACCGTCTCAATCATTACCAACAGATCCAGCAGAAACAACAACTATTTTGGAATCGGTGGAAAAGGGAATACCTGAGCCAGCTACAAGCTCGTACGAAACGTTGGCGGTCACCTGTGCAGATAGAAGTCGGCAAGCTGGTCGTAATCGTCGACGACAATCTGCCACCCACGCGCTGGAAGCTAGCGAGGATCAGCGAAGTCCATCCAGGTGCTGATGGTGTCGTGCGTGTGGTCACCCTCAAGACTGCGACGAAGCTGATCAAAAGGCCGGTCGAGAAGATTTGTTTACTTCCACTGGACGAAGAGGAGCACAATGCCAACAAATCGAGTGAACAATAGCTACCCCAATCCTTTCCCCTCCCTATCCCGTCGAAGAGGTcttcttttgttttcttttcagaaATGCTGCGATTTCTGGATGGGTGAGGATGTTCGGTGATGACCCCGGGACCCCTTTCGACTACAACCCTGGACCGATCTCTCTCATCTCGTGGAGACGATTGCCGTAGCTCGTCCAACGTGCTGGACTCGAGCTGGCGGCTGTGGGAGAAAGCGAGAGGTCAACGGTCATCACCGAGGATCGCGTGGATCGTGCCGCTGTATCGAGATTAGGGGGAGCGGTTCTCTGCTACGATCCTCTCTGGAGAATCGTAGTAGAGGACGTCGCACGACCCGTTTTCGCATGATGAGGAGGTTTGCCAGGACCTACAGATCTTCTGATCGTTCAGTTGTGTCTGGACCAGCAACGACACCGGTTGGGTAAAGGAACCCGCGCGCGAACGTGATCTGACCATTTTAATTTGTTAGTTCTTAAGTAAAATATATTTAAGTTCAATATAGTGCGTGTGTTTTTAGTGGAAGTAGTTGTGTTAGCGAACGACTGGACATGGCGTACCATAGGTACTTCGAGTACCGCAGGAATAAAATAGACCCACCAAGCGGTCCTTTAGCCTCTTGTCCAGTAACTCCGATACCCTGGCCTCCCCGCGGCGCTAGCCGGGATACTAGTAACCATTGGAGAGATCGGGTAACCAACCCCGGTGGGAACTATGGTAGTATGCTGACAGGGAAGGGGGGCTCCATCCTCTTCGGAGGGTGTAGCTATGCCGTTAGGCCTCGTGAGAAAGGCCCCCGTTACGGTGTCGAGAGAAAACCGGAGCTGGGTCTCGGTAGCTTCAAGGTGGCagccccaccccgagactaggtatcGCAGCCCCAATCCGGCTGCATACCGAAACCAAAATCATTACGAACAATCAAGAAGGAATAAggatccggaacaaacggcatagacctaggcacgaaaaggacaccgattggaaactcggaacatggaactgcagatcgctacgtttcgatgggtatgagtacgctctgttgaacgagctcaaaccccgcaacttcgatgttgtagcactgcaggagatgtgctggaagggagcgaagatgtgggaggatgatgctttggagctcaccatgtaccagagcggcggagccgaaaacaagctgggaaccggcttcatagtgttgggcaagatgcggagtcgtgtgatagattgggagccgatcgacgaccggatgtgtaggttgaggattaaaggccgtttcttcaactatcacatcttcaacgtacattgcccacacgaggaatcatccgatgccgagaaggaagcgttctacgcgaagctggagcagaagttcgacagctgcccgcagagggacgtcaagatcgtcatcggagatatgaacgcccgcataggaagggaggagatgtacaagccggtgatcgggccgaacagcctgcacaccgtcaccaacgacaacggccagcggtgcatcaacttcgcagcctcccgcggtatggtggtacggagcacattcttcccccggaaagacatccacaaagtcacctggacatcgcctaaccaacgaacaaaaacacaaatcgaccacgtcctcatcgacggccgattcttctcggacatacggaacatccgcacgtaccgcggtgcggacatccactcggaccactacctggtgggtgcaagcatgcactcaaaactgtcgacgacgtaccaccgacgacggagccggctcccaccgccgttcaacaccgagcggctgcaggacacggctgcggctcagcactacgtgcagcagctggaagcgagcctgccaacggaggaggaactcggcgctgcctcgctcaacgatggatggagcagaatttgctcggccatcggcagtgccgctgaagccgcgctaggtagtacggtccgagttggaaagcaacgctggttcgacgaggagtgccagcggctacttgacgagaagaaagcagcttatgcggtgaagctgagagctgcaactgatgagaacgtggccagatacaaacaagcgctgaaacagcagagaacggtcttcaagctcaagaagcgccagctggaagatcgcgatcgcgccgaaatggagcagctgttccggcagaacgagacgcgaaagttctacgagaaggttaaccggtcccgcaaaggctatgcgccgcaagccaacacttgtcgggacgccgagggaaaccttcttatggacaaaggcgaggtgttgaacaggtggcagcagttcttcaacgagcacctcaacggcgatgtagcgcatggagacggctttgaagcccaacttggaccgcccgctgctgaccaacagttcccggcacctgatctggagacggtgaagaaggagatcaggcagctgaagaacaacagggccgccggtaaagatcggttacccggtgagctcttcaaatatggaggagagcagttggcgagggcgatccacttggtgatttctaagatctggagggaggagaaactaccagaagaatggatggatggtgtcgtgtgtcccatctacaaaaagggcgataagctggactgcggcaactaccgcggcatcacgcttatcaacgcggcctataaaatcctctcccagatcctctgccgtctgctgacaccgtacgcacggaggttcgtgggcccctatcaagcggggtttactggcgctcgggccaccacggaccaaattttctcgctccggcagatcctcgagaaatgccgtgagtacaacgtgcccacacatcacatcttcatcgatttcaaggcagcgtacgatacagtcgaccgcgaacagctatggcagatcatgcacgagaacggatttccggacaaactaactcggctgatcaaggctaccttggatcgtgtgatgtgtcacgtgcgagtggcaggggagctagcggaccccttccaatcgcagcaagggttacgacaaggtgacggcttatccaatgcactgtttaacatcggacttgagggagttgtgcgaagagcgggtatagacacgagaggcacgatttgcaacaggacagtccaacttcttgcttatgcggacgacattgatattatagcgagagacctagagacggtaaaaagggtttacaccgccttaaagacgcaagcaagacgaattggattggccatgaatacgacgaaaacaaagtacatgaaagggaggggctcaaaggacgttgaccccccaagactcacccctttagctgtggatggcgatgtgctggaggaggtgagtgaattcgtgtacttgggatcgctggtaacggccgacaacgacaccagcttagagatccggactcgtatccactccgcgaatcgcgcttactttggattacggaaaaccttgacatctgatcgagtgcaacgcgccacgaaactgaccctgtacaagacactgattagaccggttgccctctatggccacgagacctggacgctgcggcaagaggacgaacgagcccttggagttttcgaacggaaggtgctgcgaacgatctacggtggagtacgtacagctcagaacgagtggcgaaggcgcatgaaccacgaactgcacgcgctgctgggagaaccgaccatcgtcaccctggcgagaatcgggaggctcaggtgggccggccatgtcgcgaggatggacgaagaccatcctgtcaggatgctctttgaccgcgcgcgaccggatggcggcacaggccgaagagcaggagcacagcgtgcacgatggggaaatcagatcgaggcggacctaagaaagatctgcaacctaggagactggcgagctgcagcccagaaccgagcaacatggaacaaccttcttgatacagcacgggcaccgcgtatggtgttctaagctgattggtatggtatggtatgtagttgtgtttttgtgtgtgctgAAAGAAGGAGAGGACCCGTACGTCCCTACAAGTTCTGGCCACTGCATGCTGGCCCCTTTGCTGTCGAC harbors:
- the LOC120418570 gene encoding uncharacterized protein LOC120418570; this encodes MSNADYQLAWEDLLNYYNNSKQMKKRQIQHLFELPAMSKESSDELRDLIQGFEKVVQSLDQIVQPGDYKDLLLVHMLTDRLDPVSRRGWEEHSSTKDQDTVKDMLEFLQRRSRVLESLPPKTTNAKSTSQQPQQQPKSKPSVVRTNYSTAQASGERCPACTGTHLLHRCSVFQRMTVSDRESLLRTHSLCRNSVVVVEDDNGNRLPARALLDSGSESNFMSERLSQRLRVKRNKVDISVSGIGQAVSRVKQQIQATVTVNLPTSAINTTGWTIPDGVVLADPTFSMSNGVDMVLGIEHFFDFFASGQKISLGEQLPALNESVFGWVVCGGCADSRESPRINCNVSALEKLDALVARFWSCEEVESAASNYSPEEARCEALYAQSVQRGTDGRYSVALPKAKDALSRLGESKDIAVRRLHGTERRLARDDHLREQYVAFMHEYEQLGHMTKVTDTGSAKRCYLPHHPVVREASTTTKVRVVFDASCKTSSGVSLNEVLLCGPVIQQDLRSIIYRCRVKQIMLVADVEKMFRQIGICPEDRLFQCVLWRPTPTEAISTYELNTVTYGTKPAPFLATRTLKQLAMDEKERFPLAAKVACEDIYMDDVITGTNDLDSAIDLRNQLDKMTVSCGFRLRKWACNRAEVLYDVEEDNLAIPCADGINLDRDPSVKTLGLTWFPSTDEFMLKFTIPETGPDEPLTKRNVLSKIASIFDPHGWFGATVTTAKVFMQQLWTPGIDGKRLEWDQPLPSMMGENWRKFEEQLPVLSSVRFARCVVIPNATSVQLHCFSDASTKAYGGCVYVRSENAKGEVMVRLLASKSRVAPLKVQTIPRLELCGAVLVAQLFKVLREALDIPVDAYFWTDSTCVLCWLGSIPTTWNVGISPQDIVDNEFWWFGPDWLRLSPEHWPNAESTAEDENAETERRRSVTANTVSVVQEFNDLYFSKFSSYPKLIRQTAVWLRLMKLLRTPSSDRTSGFLTTAELKEAENVLIRRVQMESFADEIKALSARKTVAVKSPLRWYNPYLDQDNIIRVGGRLQHSDEPEDAKHPAVLPARHRFTRLILHYYHLGLLHAGPQLLLGTVRLRFWPLGGRSVARTIVHQCKTCFKAKPTPVRQFMGDLPAVRVTVARPFSKTGVDYFGPVFVRPGPRRTAIKAYVCLFVCLCTKAVHLELVSDLSTERFLQALHRFTSRRGPVAEIWSDNGTNFVGARNRLHELFTLLRDKQHQEKVFKDCVNNEIRWSFSPPSGPHFGGLWEAAVRSAKHHILRVIGDEPISIEDINTLLVQVEGCLNSRPITPMSDDPSDLEPLTPAHFLVGSSLKALPDRDFTNLPANRLNHYQQIQQKQQLFWNRWKREYLSQLQARTKRWRSPVQIEVGKLVVIVDDNLPPTRWKLARISEVHPGADGVVRVVTLKTATKLIKRPVEKICLLPLDEEEHNANKSKMLRFLDGSSNVLDSSWRLWEKARGQRSSPRIAWIVPLYRD